Part of the Gemmatimonadaceae bacterium genome, CGCGCCATGTCGCGCGCGCTGATGAACAGTCCCCCGCCCCAGTGTCCGCCACCCGAGACGGACTGCACGGCCTGGCCGTCCATGAGCACCCACGACGTCTCGTAACCGGTCCACTGCCAGGTGGTGGACGCGCCGATCGGCTCCATGATGAACTCGCGCAGCACGGCGGGGAGCGGCCGGCGCCAGACCTGCAGCGCGGCCAGTGCCAGGGCGTTCACGCGCACGTCGTTGTACTCGTACACCGTGCCCGCTGCGACCCGCGGGCGCGAGCGCCACTGCGACGGCTCGCCCGTGGGGCGGTCCGCCCACTCCGGCTTGCCCCAGAGCGTGCCCTCCCAGTCACTCACCTGCCGCAGCAGGTGATTCCACGTGATCGTGCGGTTGTGCGGGGTGCCGAACGGATCAAGCAGCGTCACGGCACTGGTGCCGGGCCCGCCCGGGAGCGCCGGCACGGGGCCGACGGCCCGAAACACCGAGTCGTCGAGACTCCGGATCAGCCGGCGGTCCAAGGCCACGCCGACGACCGACGACAGGAGGCTCTTCGTGACACTGTGCGTCATGTCCACGCGGTCGGGGTCGCCCCACTCGGCCACGATGTAGCCGTGGCGGAGGATCACGCCGGTGGCGTCACCGCGATCGCGGAACGGGCCGACCGCCGCACCATAGGGTTCGCGGCCGAAGGTGCGATAGTGGTTCTCCTCCATGCTGCGCGGGTTCTTCACCTCGCTGGCGATGGCGAAGGCCACCGCCGCCGCGAGCCGCGCCGAGTCGAGGCCGGCCTGTGCCGCGGTGCGGCGCTCCCAGGCACTGCCAGCGGCCGGGAAGTAGGGTGCGACCTCGCCGCGCGTGGTGGCCACCCGCGGGCGCTGGGCGGCGACGGCACCGGCGAGGAGGAACGCGGCGCCGGCGAGCACGGCGCAGGCGGTGGAGCATCGACGCGACGTGGGCAACTGGATCATCCGGCAGGAGACGGCGGCGTCCCGGATCCCGTGCCGGCGCCGCGAGGAACGCGCGCTATTCGGCCGGCGACTCGCCGGTGACCTCGACGACGTTGCCGTCGGCATCCACCATCACTTCGGGTTCGTCCGGCAGGCCGTTGCGGCGACGCTCGAGGCGCTCCTCGCGCTTCGCATCCTTCTTCGCCTTCCGCTCGATCTCCTTCCGGCGCTTCTCGAAATCGTAGTTCGGCTTCTTCGCCACGGCGTTCCCTCCCGCTACAGTGATGCGGCCGGGCTTGAACGCGGCTGCTGGGCGCACCGGACGAGCGTACGCATCGGACAGGGAAGATAGCCTGTCGGGGCCGCCGGTGGCGGCGGCGGCCCGTGCGGACCGCGTCACCCCTTCGGCTGCCGCGCCCGGACCCGCACGAGGTCGCGATACATCGCCTCGACCTTCTCCCGGGCCCACGGAGTCCGCCGGAGGAACTTCAGGCTGGACGGGATGCTGGGATCGCTGTTGAAGCAGCGGATGTCGATCTTCTGCCCCATCGCATTCCAGCCGTAG contains:
- a CDS encoding serine hydrolase, with product MIQLPTSRRCSTACAVLAGAAFLLAGAVAAQRPRVATTRGEVAPYFPAAGSAWERRTAAQAGLDSARLAAAVAFAIASEVKNPRSMEENHYRTFGREPYGAAVGPFRDRGDATGVILRHGYIVAEWGDPDRVDMTHSVTKSLLSSVVGVALDRRLIRSLDDSVFRAVGPVPALPGGPGTSAVTLLDPFGTPHNRTITWNHLLRQVSDWEGTLWGKPEWADRPTGEPSQWRSRPRVAAGTVYEYNDVRVNALALAALQVWRRPLPAVLREFIMEPIGASTTWQWTGYETSWVLMDGQAVQSVSGGGHWGGGLFISARDMARFGYLTLRNGRWHDRQVLSEAWVRQARTPTPAQPTYGFMNWFLNTDRKYMPAGPATMFFHVGNGTNIVIVDPDHDLVAVVRWIENGAVNGFVERLLAALDTR
- a CDS encoding DUF2132 domain-containing protein, which produces MAPAHEHTNPMHGVTLERILEELVAHYGWNAMGQKIDIRCFNSDPSIPSSLKFLRRTPWAREKVEAMYRDLVRVRARQPKG